The following coding sequences are from one Haliotis asinina isolate JCU_RB_2024 chromosome 3, JCU_Hal_asi_v2, whole genome shotgun sequence window:
- the LOC137279113 gene encoding golgin subfamily A member 6-like protein 25 — MTTVTCNLLCLLLAYSCIEVDGKMLDCVITIVGLDICCTIRQTHYIHRKTNYIHRQTHYIHRQTHYIHRQTNYIHRQTNYIHRQTHYIHRQTNYIHRQTHYIHRQTHYIHRQTNYIHRKTHYIHRETHYIHRQTHYIHRQTHYIHRQTNYIHRQTHYIHRETHYIHKQTHYIHRQTHYIHRQTHYFHRQTHYIHREAHYIHRQTHYIHRQTHYIHRETHYIHRQTNYIHRQIHFLHRQTHYIHRQTNYIHRPLRGKRNRTVRLADLVD, encoded by the exons aTGACTACTGTAACATGTAACCTGCTGTGTTTACTGTTGGCCTACAGTTGTATAGAGGTGGATGGAAAGATGCTGGACTGTGTCATAACAATCGTCGGTCTGGATATCTGCTGCACAATTCG ACAGACCCACTACATCCACAGAAAGACCAACTACATCCACAGACAGACCCACTATATCCACAGACAGACCCACTACATCCACAGACAGACCAACTACATCCACAGACAGACCAACTACATCCACAGACAGACCCACTACATCCACAGACAGACCAACTACATCCACAGACAGACCCACTATATCCACAGACAGACCCACTACATCCACAGACAGACCAACTACATCCACAGAAAGACCCACTATATCCACAGAGAAACCCACTACATCCACAGACAGACCCACTACATCCACAGACAGACCCACTATATCCACAGACAGACCAACTACATCCACAGACAGACCCACTATATCCACAGAGAaacccactacatccacaaacaGACCCACTACATCCACAGACAGACCCACTATATCCACAGACAGACCCACTACTTCCACAGACAGACCCACTATATCCACAGAGAAGCCCACTACATCCACAGACAGACCCACTACATCCACAGACAGACCCACTATATCCACAGAGAAACCCACTACATCCACAGACAGACCAACTATATCCACAGACAGATACACTTCCTCCACAGACAGACCCACTATATCCACAGACAGACCAACTACATCCACAGACCCTTGAGAGGCAAAAGAAATCGaacggtcagactcgctgacttggttgactag
- the LOC137277177 gene encoding uncharacterized protein isoform X2: MMPPVSTFLALVLTIIARLPTISSMYYSWRPLRPQVIRSPFQPFSQPMMNLNNMCSMQRPSDVLRMLPGRFLSDDDLLSMVPEPHILSRSHKPTFTARRRVIVGSFSSSSPFKTGNVSYINDGLCGCCLTEIGYEVIETVSDFQGRNHTLINFNNNFQFIPTGRCSNEDAPCGGGGRARCKQVTRAHWSLVWTPGIGAQLVAHEVPSHCQCLNIGTTGSSPDTTG; the protein is encoded by the exons ATG ATGCCTCCAGTCAGCACGTTCCTCGCTCTTGTCCTAACTATCATCGCCCGTCTTCCCACAATTTCCTCCATGTACTACAGCTGGCGTCCTCTTCGACCTCAAGTCATCAGGTCTCCATTTCAACCTTTCAGTCAACCAATGATGAACCTCAATAACATGTGCTCTATGCAGCGACCAAGTGATGTTTTACGCATGCTCCCAGGTCGCTTCCTGTCTGACGATGACCTGCTGAGTATGGTGCCTGAACCGCATATCTTATCCCGGAGTCACAAGCCGACATTCACCGCTCGGAGACGGGTCATTGTGGGATCATTCAGTTCCAGCTCCCCTTTCAAGACGGGCAACGTCAGCTACATCAACGACGGACTCTGCGGCTGTTGTCTGAC TGAAATTGGTTACGAGGTGATAGAGACCGTGAGTGACTTCCAGGGCAGGAACCACACCCTTATCAACTTCAATAACAACTTCCAGTTCATCCCAACAGGCAGATGCTC GAATGAAGACGCGCCATGTGGCGGAGGGGGGCGAGCACGTTGTAAGCAGGTGACCCGGGCTCACTGGAGCCTGGTGTGGACTCCGGGGATCGGGGCGCAGCTGGTAGCACACGAAGTACCCTCCCACTGTCAATGTCTCAATATTGGGACAACCGGAAGTAGCCCCGACACCACTGGCTAG
- the LOC137277177 gene encoding uncharacterized protein isoform X1, with protein sequence MPPVSTFLALVLTIIARLPTISSMYYSWRPLRPQVIRSPFQPFSQPMMNLNNMCSMQRPSDVLRMLPGRFLSDDDLLSMVPEPHILSRSHKPTFTARRRVIVGSFSSSSPFKTGNVSYINDGLCGCCLTEIGYEVIETVSDFQGRNHTLINFNNNFQFIPTGRCSNEDAPCGGGGRARCKQVTRAHWSLVWTPGIGAQLVAHEVPSHCQCLNIGTTGSSPDTTG encoded by the exons ATGCCTCCAGTCAGCACGTTCCTCGCTCTTGTCCTAACTATCATCGCCCGTCTTCCCACAATTTCCTCCATGTACTACAGCTGGCGTCCTCTTCGACCTCAAGTCATCAGGTCTCCATTTCAACCTTTCAGTCAACCAATGATGAACCTCAATAACATGTGCTCTATGCAGCGACCAAGTGATGTTTTACGCATGCTCCCAGGTCGCTTCCTGTCTGACGATGACCTGCTGAGTATGGTGCCTGAACCGCATATCTTATCCCGGAGTCACAAGCCGACATTCACCGCTCGGAGACGGGTCATTGTGGGATCATTCAGTTCCAGCTCCCCTTTCAAGACGGGCAACGTCAGCTACATCAACGACGGACTCTGCGGCTGTTGTCTGAC TGAAATTGGTTACGAGGTGATAGAGACCGTGAGTGACTTCCAGGGCAGGAACCACACCCTTATCAACTTCAATAACAACTTCCAGTTCATCCCAACAGGCAGATGCTC GAATGAAGACGCGCCATGTGGCGGAGGGGGGCGAGCACGTTGTAAGCAGGTGACCCGGGCTCACTGGAGCCTGGTGTGGACTCCGGGGATCGGGGCGCAGCTGGTAGCACACGAAGTACCCTCCCACTGTCAATGTCTCAATATTGGGACAACCGGAAGTAGCCCCGACACCACTGGCTAG